The Deinococcus malanensis sequence ATTACACCAGAGTCGTGCAGCAATTGCTGGCGTTCTGGTATGGAAAAGCCGGGACAGGTGAAATCGCCTCCTAGAGCGCGTTCTGGACATCGGGGGGACAGTTCAGGTGACCTCCCCTACGCGGTAGCGGCTTCTACAAAGCGTGCGCCGGCGGATGTGCTTCGCGTTCCAACCCGTGAGGTTGGCCGGGGTCTGCGCCTGCTGCTACGGGATTGGGGGCATGTTTGCGCGGGCTGTGGGCTGTTCAGAGGACAACATGAAAAAGCCTGCGAAGTGGGTCCTTGGTGGGAGAACAGTGTAAGACCCAAGGGTTTAAGGTCAGGTATCTCAACCACCCAATACCCTTTCGAGTCCGGAGGACGCATGCTCACTGTTCACGTGCATCTCAACAGCGGCGACACCATCGTTTTGGAAATGTCACTCTCCCAAAAAAACAGACTGAGCCGGACGATCAATCAGGCGACCCTGCCAACTTTGCCGTTTGTCGCCGTTGTGGATGGGAGGACGATCGAGATTCCGTGGCGTTCGATTGGGTATCTGTCGTCCTGTGCGCAGATGCAGTGCCAGGCGATCCAGGAAGCGGCTGATTGAGGTGCATTTGTTCTTCCTCAGGTCACGCTTGCTGGTGCGCCACCTTCGTCGCCTGCCAGAACCCTAAAAAAGCTTCCACCTGCACCACGAACGCCTCGAACGACGCCGACTTCACCAAGTACGAACTCGCGTGCAGACTGTACGCCTGACGCACGTCCTGCTCCGCAGACGAAGTGCTGAGCATCACGACTGGAATCCTGCGGAGATTCGGTTGATCTTTCAACCACTCCAGGAGCTGAAAGCCATTTATTCCCGGCATGTTGATGTCCAGGAGGATGACATCCGGGAGGGAGGAACCGGACTCCAGGAGCTCGCGTGCTTCTGTTCCACCCGACACGCAGGTCAGTGTGGAGTGCGGTTGTAATTGCGCGAAAGCTTCCTGCGCGAGGAGTTGGTCCGTCGCGCTGTCGTCGATCAACAGGTAATGCTGTGGGACGGACGCCATAAGGAAGTGTACGAGACGGTGCTCAAGACTGCACAAGCAAGTTAGTGCACGGGCCAAAGCAGGAGGAGAACAAGAACGCAGGGATGAAGAGGCTAGAAAACAAAAAAGAAGCTCCAGTGCTTGCTCTACTGCGCGTCCGAGACCCGGTTTGCCTGCCAGTACTTTAAGAACGCCTCCACTTGCGCCAGAAACTCCCCCAGCACAAGCGACTTCACCAGGTACGAGCTCGCATGCAGGCTGTACGCCCGCGTCACATCACTCCTCGCGCTGGAGGTGGTAAGCATCACCACCGGAATGAGCCGGAAAACAGGATCACGCTTGAGTTCCTCGAGCACCTCAAATCCACTCATTCCCGGCATATTGATGTCCAGCAGGATCACGTCGGGCTGCACGGTTGCGCTCCGGAGGTGATCCAGGGCCTGACGCCCACCTTCTACGGTGGTGAGGGAGCAATCCAGGCCGACGTGCTCGAAGGCTTCCTCTGCGAGCAGCCGGTCAGTGGGGCTGTCGTCAATCAGGAGGTAGTGGCAGGGGGCCGGCATAGACGCTGAGGATACGCTTGAAGGTGCTCGGGTAGTAGCGATGATTCGTCATCTCACGCTGGTTGTTCAAGCGTGGGATAAGCCGGTCAGCCTTGTTATCCAGCACGGGATTCCGGAACTTCAGATTGTTGAATCAAGCCCTGCACCCTCGAAACAAAGACATCCGACTTGAAAGGCTTGAGCAGGGGGGGTGAACTTCTTCATGCGTACTCCAACGTTACGGGGATTGGGCGGGCGGCCGTGCCCAGGTTGAGCAGGCCTTGGGGGTGTGCTGGCGGGTGGATTCAGGCGTTTCTTCCGGGTGGTCCTCCTGTCAGGCCTGGGCGTCTGCGAGGCACCCGTAAGGCTGACCTTCACCGTGATGGGGCGCTTGTGTGTCACGCCACCCCCCGCGTTCCGTACACCTCCAGCAGCACAACCGCTCGCGCGGCACACATGCGCCCTACTACCGTGCAGGCATGCTCACGCCCGCTGACCAGCGACCCCCCGATCTCGTTCCGGACGCCATCATCGACGTCTTCGAGCGGTACGCTCCCTGCAGTGTGGATCTGGGCGCCATGTTCCCAGCACGCGTTCTGATGGCCTGGCGCGCACCCGTGCACGTCCGCATTCCCCCGAAAGAAGCTTGGCGTGGCACGAGTCCGGCCAGGATCGGCGGCCCTGTTCCCGAACCGGATCAGGAAGACAGGCGGGACGGCAGTGTCGTGCCTCATCAGGGGGGGCTCCTGATCACACACCGAGCTGGGAAGCCTGAGGAGCACACCACCTGGGTCATTGACCCGGGTCACGTGGACGCTCTCGCTCGGGCGCTGATCGCGGGAAACGCCCGGCAGTTGGTGGTGGTCTTCGGTCCGGACGCCTTGCGGGTCGTCGAGGTCGCGCAGGCCATGACGCCGCATCACGAGCCGGCCTTTCGGGTGATGGGCTGGTGACGCACGGGTGAGCAGTGAAGCGCGGCCCCCTGGTCGTTCCCAAGAGGCCGCGTTTCGTTCGGTCGTTACGGGTGAATGAGCGTGTGCAGGAGGGTGGCCCCGTGTGAGGCGTACCGTTGCGCGAACGTTCGGCCGTCGACCGGCACGGGAAGGCCCGAGTGGATCAGGGTGGCGAGGGTCTCCCGGAACGTCGGAGGACTCCCGCAGGCGCTGAGCGCCGCGGGGACGTGGTTGTCCTGCATCAGGGCGATCACCTGCCTGGGAGGACGTTCGTTGAGAGCACGGCCGGGAGCGTCGCGCGTGCCGGCTCCAGCACATCACCCGTGCCGAGCATGAAAGAGCTCCCGGACGAACGCATCATGGCTCGCTGATGACCCGGTATGCCGGGTCATGCTGCAGTTTCTTGAGGCGCA is a genomic window containing:
- a CDS encoding response regulator, whose protein sequence is MASVPQHYLLIDDSATDQLLAQEAFAQLQPHSTLTCVSGGTEARELLESGSSLPDVILLDINMPGINGFQLLEWLKDQPNLRRIPVVMLSTSSAEQDVRQAYSLHASSYLVKSASFEAFVVQVEAFLGFWQATKVAHQQA
- a CDS encoding response regulator; the encoded protein is MPAPCHYLLIDDSPTDRLLAEEAFEHVGLDCSLTTVEGGRQALDHLRSATVQPDVILLDINMPGMSGFEVLEELKRDPVFRLIPVVMLTTSSARSDVTRAYSLHASSYLVKSLVLGEFLAQVEAFLKYWQANRVSDAQ